Proteins encoded together in one Desulfosporosinus meridiei DSM 13257 window:
- a CDS encoding sensor histidine kinase, whose protein sequence is MKKRSLILQLFIMLFIILQCLIAFLAYSTYKYAESVILKEVIQLNTNMLQQIAIRINQELKDVEVLASRIAYDTSIIESLKKGSGGESANKEQLLKIEGIMSGYIWSYRSTAMLIDAHLIDKRGNTYSTSYSMSSNQEADLAAFDKALENGQGIEIFPIKSYFTSTGGYNYYFQVARKVEDYISKQDYGVLLLNVNEKLLGDNYIRLTNEEKDFFIVDQDGLIISHQDKDKITEKLNSFVEANSKNKLNNYYLQDDKLFISQPISGCGWYLVESVSLASALLPLKKIELFLIAFGILCTLLTGVVLCVVARKIAEPLSLLRNKMTEFNDGNLSIQIQDSTYKEFSEISISFNELIQRVNFLLKENINNERQKRLLELDFLRAQINPHFIYNTLSSIRFYVEMGKNKEAEEMLYHFSKLLRRVLSRGDEFVLLRDEVKHLEDYVVLQKMRYANAFLVEFLLAENTLNAQIPSFILQPIIENAIFYGLQVNRLIVIKVEAELADDDLYIKISDNGIGMSQEKITEIFNKEVQMSRVGILNVHERIRILYGGAYGLTIEQNEPEGTKVILKLHYA, encoded by the coding sequence ATGAAAAAAAGAAGTTTAATTCTGCAGTTATTCATTATGCTGTTTATCATTCTCCAATGCCTCATTGCCTTTTTGGCGTATTCGACTTATAAATATGCGGAATCAGTTATTCTCAAAGAGGTGATTCAGCTGAACACTAATATGCTTCAGCAGATTGCCATCAGGATCAACCAGGAATTAAAGGATGTTGAAGTTCTGGCCAGCCGCATTGCCTATGATACAAGTATTATTGAATCCCTGAAAAAAGGCTCAGGTGGAGAGAGTGCCAACAAGGAACAGCTTCTGAAAATTGAAGGAATTATGTCGGGTTACATCTGGTCTTATCGAAGTACGGCCATGCTCATCGACGCCCATTTGATTGATAAGCGCGGCAATACCTATTCCACCTCCTATTCCATGTCCTCCAATCAGGAGGCTGACTTAGCAGCCTTTGACAAAGCTCTGGAAAATGGCCAGGGTATTGAAATTTTCCCCATCAAGTCTTACTTTACCTCCACAGGAGGATATAATTATTATTTCCAGGTAGCCAGAAAAGTTGAAGACTATATTTCCAAACAAGACTATGGGGTGCTCTTGTTAAATGTCAATGAAAAACTACTGGGTGATAATTATATTCGCTTGACCAATGAAGAAAAAGATTTCTTTATCGTTGATCAGGATGGGCTGATCATTTCTCACCAGGATAAAGATAAAATCACTGAAAAGCTGAATAGCTTTGTGGAAGCTAATAGCAAAAACAAGCTGAATAACTATTATTTGCAAGATGATAAGCTCTTTATTTCTCAACCGATCAGCGGTTGCGGCTGGTACCTTGTGGAGTCGGTTTCTTTAGCAAGTGCCTTGCTGCCTCTCAAAAAAATTGAGCTGTTTTTAATTGCCTTTGGGATTTTATGCACTTTACTGACGGGTGTGGTACTATGCGTTGTGGCAAGAAAGATTGCAGAACCCTTAAGTTTACTCAGGAACAAAATGACTGAATTCAATGATGGTAATCTTTCCATTCAAATTCAGGATAGTACTTATAAGGAGTTTTCGGAAATCTCCATTTCCTTTAATGAACTGATTCAGCGGGTGAATTTTTTGCTTAAAGAAAACATCAACAATGAACGACAAAAACGTTTGCTGGAGCTTGATTTTTTGCGAGCTCAAATTAACCCCCATTTTATCTATAACACCTTAAGCTCCATTCGTTTTTATGTGGAAATGGGGAAAAACAAAGAAGCTGAGGAGATGCTTTATCATTTTTCTAAGCTGTTGCGCAGGGTACTGTCCCGCGGAGATGAATTCGTCCTGTTAAGAGATGAGGTTAAGCACCTGGAGGACTATGTAGTTCTGCAAAAGATGAGGTATGCCAACGCCTTTCTCGTGGAATTTTTACTGGCTGAAAACACCTTAAATGCTCAGATCCCCTCCTTTATCCTGCAGCCAATTATTGAAAACGCTATTTTTTACGGCTTGCAGGTCAATCGATTGATTGTGATTAAGGTGGAAGCTGAATTGGCAGATGATGATTTATATATCAAGATTTCCGACAACGGAATCGGCATGAGCCAGGAGAAAATTACCGAGATCTTTAATAAAGAGGTTCAGATGAGCAGAGTAGGAATTTTAAATGTGCATGAACGAATTAGAATTCTTTACGGAGGTGCCTACGGTCTGACCATTGAACAGAATGAACCGGAAGGAACTAAAGTGATTCTTAAATTACACTATGCTTAG
- a CDS encoding class I SAM-dependent methyltransferase yields the protein MKTHFQDKSTVEDIRKRFDNDVDRFSSLDTGQVSTVDAPLAMELITQAAVSSTTDIKRVLDIGCGAGNNTLKLLQYASPFDCDLVDLSQPMLDRAHTRIAAANSGEIRTFQGDFRMLDLPDQRYDIILAAAVLHHLRDDQDWENVFHKIYRLTAPGGSVWITDLVSHETKQVQKMMWDRYGAYLCSIGGEEYKNNVFSYTDKEDSPRSVTYQLDLLRKVGFDHVELLHKNSCFAAFGAIKRV from the coding sequence ATGAAAACACATTTCCAAGACAAGTCAACTGTAGAAGACATCAGGAAGCGATTTGACAACGATGTTGATCGTTTCTCAAGTCTTGATACTGGGCAGGTTTCCACAGTCGATGCTCCGCTTGCTATGGAGTTAATTACCCAAGCTGCGGTATCAAGTACTACAGACATCAAAAGAGTCCTGGATATAGGCTGTGGAGCCGGCAACAACACTTTGAAACTTCTTCAGTATGCCAGTCCCTTTGATTGTGACCTTGTTGACTTAAGTCAACCTATGCTCGACAGGGCACATACTAGGATTGCGGCGGCCAATTCGGGTGAAATCAGAACTTTTCAAGGTGATTTCCGCATGCTCGATTTACCGGACCAAAGGTACGATATTATCCTGGCTGCTGCCGTCTTACATCACCTGCGAGATGATCAAGACTGGGAAAATGTGTTCCACAAGATTTATAGATTGACAGCACCAGGCGGAAGTGTTTGGATTACGGATTTAGTATCCCATGAAACCAAGCAAGTTCAAAAGATGATGTGGGATAGATATGGAGCATATTTGTGCTCAATTGGCGGAGAGGAGTATAAAAACAACGTATTTTCCTACACTGACAAAGAGGATTCGCCTCGTTCCGTCACATATCAATTGGACTTGCTTCGAAAAGTTGGATTTGACCACGTTGAACTGTTACACAAGAATTCATGTTTTGCAGCTTTTGGAGCTATTAAAAGAGTCTAA
- the cybH gene encoding Ni/Fe-hydrogenase, b-type cytochrome subunit: MGLLRRQVYVWQFPIRFFHWVNAVAITVLFLTGMYIGHPIFVSPGEAVRNFFVGNVRYWHGIFAYVFTANMLFRLYWYWVGNEYSKFRFWKKDFWQDVVATFKYYTFLAPEHTVKVGHNALAQLMYLIFIWISSLFMILTGFAMRGGSNPNGIVQTLFGWVVVNFRGEYQVRNLHHLVAWGYAIFLLSHLYMVIRQELLDDDGTISAMVSGYKFMICSDALEEETQERLLKE; this comes from the coding sequence ATGGGTCTGCTTAGGCGTCAAGTATATGTCTGGCAATTCCCAATCCGGTTTTTTCATTGGGTTAACGCTGTGGCTATCACAGTCTTATTTCTGACTGGAATGTATATCGGACACCCTATTTTTGTGTCACCAGGTGAGGCGGTTCGGAATTTTTTTGTAGGAAATGTACGTTACTGGCATGGCATATTCGCCTATGTTTTCACCGCCAATATGTTATTTCGGCTGTATTGGTATTGGGTAGGAAATGAGTACTCAAAATTCCGATTTTGGAAGAAGGATTTTTGGCAAGATGTTGTGGCCACCTTTAAGTACTATACATTTCTGGCACCGGAACATACAGTCAAAGTGGGTCATAATGCCCTGGCTCAACTTATGTATCTCATCTTCATTTGGATTTCCAGTCTTTTTATGATCCTCACGGGCTTTGCTATGCGCGGAGGCAGTAACCCGAATGGAATCGTGCAAACTCTGTTTGGCTGGGTTGTTGTAAATTTTCGAGGCGAGTATCAGGTTCGTAATCTGCACCACCTTGTCGCCTGGGGATATGCTATTTTCTTATTGAGCCACCTTTATATGGTCATCCGCCAAGAGCTCTTAGATGATGACGGTACGATATCGGCAATGGTTAGCGGCTACAAATTTATGATATGCTCTGATGCTCTGGAAGAAGAGACACAAGAGAGGCTTCTGAAAGAGTAA
- a CDS encoding nickel-dependent hydrogenase large subunit: MTRIVIDPITRIEGHLRIEAVVEGNRIIDAISTGTVFRGIEKIVENRDPRDVWAFVQRICGVCTHIHALTSIRAVEDALDIRIPKNANYIRNIMTATQFVQDHVIHFYHLHGFDWIDVLSALKADPVQTSALARSISNWPNSSDGYFRDVQKKVKTLVESGQLGIFANAYWGHPAYRLPTEANLMGVAHYIEALTWQKEVAKIHTIFGGKNPHPNYLVGGMASTLNMDDNSVINTERLNLVKTKIDEAQVFVDQVLIPDILAIASFYKQDLYGGGGGNYLAYGGIPTGDIREPESFLFPSGVILNRDLSKVHDIDLKDPKQIQEFVSHSWYRYDDPKVGLHPWQGKTEAAYDGPRPPYTNVDEKKGYSWIKEPRWQGQAMEVGPLARFVIAYARGNKEIKGLVDDALHRLDLPLTALFSTLGRTLARALESKYLVNQLAGFYSNLVANIKAGDSQTFNGEKWEPEKWPAQAQGVGFAEAPRGALGHWVKINNGKVSAYQAVVPTTWNASPRDDSGQKGPYESSLLDTPIVNEDQPLELLRTIHSFDPCLACATHLLTPQGEEILKVRVL, translated from the coding sequence ATGACAAGAATCGTAATTGACCCTATTACCCGAATAGAAGGACATTTGCGTATTGAGGCAGTAGTAGAGGGAAATCGCATCATTGATGCGATTAGTACCGGGACTGTATTTAGAGGAATTGAAAAAATAGTTGAAAACAGGGATCCTCGCGATGTATGGGCCTTTGTCCAAAGGATCTGTGGTGTATGTACGCATATTCATGCTTTAACATCGATTCGTGCGGTTGAAGACGCGTTGGATATTCGTATTCCTAAAAATGCTAATTATATTCGCAATATTATGACCGCAACTCAGTTTGTCCAAGATCACGTGATTCATTTTTATCATTTGCATGGTTTTGACTGGATCGACGTTCTAAGTGCCCTTAAGGCTGACCCGGTTCAAACAAGTGCTCTGGCCCGATCCATCTCTAATTGGCCCAACTCCTCGGATGGCTATTTCCGAGATGTGCAAAAGAAAGTAAAAACCTTAGTGGAAAGCGGTCAACTTGGGATTTTTGCCAATGCCTATTGGGGACATCCTGCCTATCGCTTACCGACCGAGGCTAATTTGATGGGGGTTGCTCATTATATCGAAGCTTTAACCTGGCAGAAAGAAGTGGCTAAGATTCATACTATCTTCGGTGGAAAAAATCCTCATCCCAACTATTTAGTAGGGGGGATGGCCAGTACCCTAAACATGGATGACAATAGTGTGATTAATACGGAACGCTTGAATTTGGTGAAGACCAAGATCGATGAGGCTCAAGTCTTTGTGGATCAGGTGCTTATTCCGGATATTTTGGCCATTGCTAGTTTTTACAAGCAGGATCTTTATGGTGGGGGAGGCGGAAATTACCTGGCTTATGGAGGAATACCAACCGGTGATATCCGTGAACCGGAAAGCTTCTTGTTTCCCAGTGGAGTTATATTAAACCGAGACCTCAGCAAGGTGCACGACATCGATCTCAAAGACCCCAAGCAAATCCAAGAATTTGTCTCTCATTCCTGGTATCGTTACGACGATCCTAAAGTGGGATTACATCCCTGGCAGGGAAAGACGGAAGCCGCTTATGATGGACCGAGGCCACCTTATACTAATGTCGATGAGAAAAAGGGGTACAGTTGGATCAAGGAACCACGTTGGCAAGGGCAGGCAATGGAAGTTGGTCCTTTAGCACGATTCGTAATTGCCTATGCCAGAGGAAACAAAGAGATTAAAGGGCTGGTAGATGATGCCCTTCATCGTTTGGATCTCCCGTTGACAGCTCTGTTCTCAACCTTGGGGCGAACTCTAGCCCGGGCCTTAGAATCAAAATACTTAGTAAATCAATTAGCCGGATTTTATTCGAATTTAGTGGCTAATATTAAAGCAGGGGACAGTCAGACCTTTAACGGAGAAAAATGGGAGCCGGAGAAATGGCCTGCTCAAGCCCAGGGCGTTGGCTTTGCAGAGGCACCCAGGGGAGCCTTAGGACACTGGGTTAAGATAAACAATGGCAAGGTCAGTGCCTATCAAGCCGTGGTTCCAACGACTTGGAATGCTTCCCCACGAGATGACTCTGGTCAGAAAGGCCCTTACGAATCCTCTTTACTGGACACCCCTATAGTGAACGAAGACCAGCCTTTGGAACTGCTCCGCACTATTCATTCTTTTGATCCCTGTTTAGCGTGTGCTACCCATTTATTAACACCTCAAGGAGAGGAAATTCTCAAGGTCAGGGTACTTTAA
- a CDS encoding hydrogenase small subunit, with product MSESESYYQLARRRGVTRRDFLKFCALTGAMLGLDAAEFPKIVQALETKPRLPVIYLNLQECTCCTESLLRSAHPLIADLIFNMISLDYMEPLQAAAGKQAEEIRLKTMKDYPGAYLLIVEGSATLGDGGVYCTIGGKSSTELLKEVANGAAAVIAYGSCATNACVQGAYPNPTQAVPIRKVVKNKPVIDVPGCPPIAEVITGTIVHYLTYGKIPELTNLGRPKAFYQHRVHDNCVRRAFFDAGQFVESFDDAGAKQGWCLYKVGCKGPTTYNACAITEWNDGVSYPIKSGHPCIGCSENNYFDNTPFYTRLAMIPNNAIGKDADTIGAGVLGLTGIAVAAHAGMTAVVKNREKNGKESNHDKNRN from the coding sequence TTGTCAGAATCCGAGAGTTATTATCAGTTGGCTCGTCGCCGAGGAGTAACGCGCAGGGACTTTCTCAAATTCTGCGCCTTAACAGGTGCTATGTTGGGGCTGGATGCCGCCGAGTTTCCAAAGATTGTCCAGGCCCTGGAGACTAAACCGCGTTTACCCGTGATTTACCTTAATTTACAGGAATGCACGTGTTGCACGGAATCCTTGTTGCGCTCTGCCCATCCGCTTATCGCAGATCTGATTTTTAATATGATTTCGTTGGACTACATGGAGCCGTTACAAGCGGCCGCAGGAAAACAAGCTGAAGAGATCCGCTTAAAGACGATGAAGGATTATCCCGGAGCGTACTTATTAATAGTAGAAGGAAGCGCAACCCTAGGTGATGGCGGAGTATATTGTACTATTGGCGGTAAGTCATCGACAGAGCTTTTAAAAGAGGTCGCGAATGGTGCCGCTGCAGTCATTGCCTATGGATCATGTGCCACAAATGCTTGTGTACAAGGGGCTTATCCTAATCCCACCCAAGCTGTTCCGATTCGGAAGGTTGTCAAAAACAAACCGGTTATTGATGTGCCGGGGTGTCCTCCCATTGCTGAAGTAATTACAGGGACGATTGTTCACTATCTTACTTATGGAAAAATACCGGAGCTGACAAACCTGGGGAGGCCGAAGGCATTCTATCAACATCGTGTTCATGATAATTGTGTACGACGGGCGTTCTTTGACGCCGGTCAGTTTGTGGAGAGCTTCGATGACGCCGGAGCAAAACAAGGATGGTGTCTGTATAAGGTTGGATGTAAAGGTCCAACGACCTATAATGCTTGTGCTATTACAGAATGGAATGACGGGGTGAGTTACCCCATTAAATCAGGTCATCCTTGTATCGGCTGTTCGGAAAACAATTATTTCGATAATACTCCCTTCTATACACGCTTAGCAATGATTCCCAACAATGCCATTGGCAAAGATGCAGATACCATAGGAGCAGGGGTTTTGGGACTTACAGGAATCGCAGTCGCAGCCCACGCGGGAATGACGGCGGTTGTGAAAAACCGTGAAAAGAACGGAAAGGAATCAAACCATGACAAGAATCGTAATTGA
- a CDS encoding N-acetylmuramoyl-L-alanine amidase family protein: protein MKAVINYGHGPKDIGYDPGAIGPTGYQEAMQNKEVGELVVTKLKKNGWEILAIQDGDLWDVTNQANDYKPHYFLSIHANSFTDPNAHGIETIALGAGGKGEKIAKEIQKELVAATGLTNRGIKFNNLHVLRETDCPAVLVEIGFISNPAEEALMKQDRFDESVSSAICRGFSRAVGIPYTESVKDTALNPVPTVMYRVILNDKQTMALSYQDAAIAEVKKAVEAGQAQKGAVQRNTDSVNVFEYTMTQNNN, encoded by the coding sequence GTGAAAGCAGTCATAAACTACGGCCACGGCCCTAAAGACATTGGTTATGATCCTGGAGCCATTGGGCCAACAGGTTATCAGGAGGCCATGCAAAATAAAGAAGTTGGAGAATTAGTCGTCACGAAGTTGAAAAAGAACGGCTGGGAGATCCTTGCAATTCAAGACGGAGATCTATGGGATGTGACAAACCAAGCGAACGACTATAAGCCACACTACTTTTTATCAATCCACGCCAACTCCTTCACAGATCCCAATGCCCACGGAATTGAAACGATAGCCTTAGGAGCTGGCGGGAAGGGAGAAAAGATAGCTAAGGAGATCCAGAAGGAGTTAGTCGCTGCAACTGGCCTCACTAATCGGGGGATTAAGTTTAATAATCTCCACGTGCTCAGGGAAACGGATTGCCCCGCGGTCTTGGTGGAGATCGGTTTTATCTCAAATCCCGCTGAAGAGGCACTCATGAAACAAGACCGGTTTGATGAGTCGGTGTCTTCGGCAATCTGCAGGGGCTTCAGCCGTGCTGTTGGTATCCCTTATACAGAATCGGTTAAAGATACTGCTCTAAATCCAGTACCTACCGTTATGTATCGTGTCATTCTAAATGACAAGCAGACCATGGCATTAAGTTATCAAGATGCTGCAATCGCCGAAGTAAAAAAGGCAGTTGAGGCAGGTCAAGCTCAAAAAGGAGCCGTACAGCGCAACACTGACAGCGTTAATGTTTTTGAGTATACCATGACACAAAACAATAACTGA
- a CDS encoding hemolysin XhlA family protein — protein MVDQEVLIDIRERLVRVETKLDTQNGLREKVDCIENKATETEARSKSNSHRIDKLEANNTWLWRTVVGAFISTAIAVIAIIK, from the coding sequence ATGGTCGATCAAGAAGTACTAATAGACATAAGAGAACGCCTCGTGAGAGTGGAGACAAAACTAGATACCCAAAACGGATTGAGAGAAAAGGTAGACTGCATCGAAAACAAGGCTACAGAAACGGAAGCTAGGTCAAAATCAAACTCTCACCGTATCGACAAACTCGAAGCAAACAATACATGGCTCTGGCGCACAGTCGTCGGGGCCTTTATTAGTACAGCGATTGCCGTAATCGCAATTATTAAATGA
- a CDS encoding YmfQ family protein, with protein sequence MGYGNQLYGTTTFGTEGSDGNLTEYTIPDLMRYLPEYYQSIREMKKLQETASDEMGLFLYAIDDMLSQCFVDTATWRLDCWESELGLTTEANKPIERRRESIKAKIRGSGTTTKHMILDTASAFSGGEVDVIEYPAEYRFEVRFIGVKGIPSNMPGFIQMLEQIKPSHLDYSFKYSYTWWDSLKYLTWNSVNLMTWNELRVYE encoded by the coding sequence GTGGGATATGGAAATCAACTTTATGGCACAACCACTTTTGGCACAGAGGGCAGTGACGGTAATCTGACTGAATACACGATTCCTGACCTCATGAGATATTTGCCTGAGTATTATCAGAGCATTCGAGAAATGAAAAAACTCCAAGAGACTGCATCGGATGAGATGGGTCTTTTTTTATATGCCATTGACGATATGCTGAGTCAATGTTTTGTGGATACTGCCACATGGAGATTGGATTGCTGGGAAAGCGAGTTAGGTTTAACGACAGAGGCTAATAAGCCTATCGAGCGGAGAAGAGAGTCTATAAAAGCAAAAATTCGCGGCTCTGGCACAACCACCAAGCATATGATCTTGGATACTGCATCCGCCTTTTCGGGCGGGGAGGTGGATGTCATCGAGTATCCGGCAGAATATCGCTTTGAGGTACGGTTTATTGGGGTAAAAGGTATCCCGTCTAACATGCCAGGGTTTATTCAGATGCTGGAACAAATTAAGCCGTCCCATTTAGATTACAGTTTTAAGTATTCCTATACTTGGTGGGATTCTTTGAAATATCTCACTTGGAATAGCGTGAACCTGATGACTTGGAATGAACTGAGAGTGTATGAGTAA
- a CDS encoding DUF2793 domain-containing protein, which translates to MAQTIRIRRGTKTELIALGALLTGEMGLCTDTKEVYIGDGIANIFVGRVLSGTEAARPNAGVSGRFYYVTSGTNVGNLYLDDGAVWERVNAQKLTDLTGTLDDIADGTTYAKVKKSDLTNGQVNKVSDGTNTKTAVEIKTHIDDSAKHRLINDAGTTITDLWSAQKINNEIELAKHNIEPQASVKDQNLTAPPGSPTTGDRYIIPASATGAWVSQATKIAEWNGASWLFYTPQTGWTCYVDDEQKVYSWNGTAWVRTGGALQTITAGNGLTGGGQADTVSITVGAGNGIAVGTTTVSAKAGKGILVNSTGIEANIDTSSIVYDAGNGNRLMVSVVDGGTF; encoded by the coding sequence GTGGCCCAAACAATAAGAATTCGTCGTGGTACAAAAACTGAGTTGATCGCTTTGGGTGCCTTGTTAACGGGGGAAATGGGACTATGCACAGATACTAAGGAAGTTTACATCGGGGACGGAATCGCCAATATTTTTGTTGGTCGGGTACTATCAGGCACAGAAGCGGCTCGGCCTAATGCAGGAGTATCGGGAAGGTTTTATTATGTTACTAGCGGAACTAATGTGGGTAATCTCTACCTGGATGATGGTGCAGTCTGGGAGCGAGTCAATGCGCAAAAACTGACGGATCTGACGGGAACCTTAGATGACATTGCTGATGGAACCACCTATGCCAAGGTCAAAAAATCAGATCTCACAAATGGTCAGGTTAATAAAGTGTCCGATGGAACGAACACTAAAACTGCAGTAGAAATAAAGACTCATATTGACGATTCTGCTAAACACAGATTGATCAATGACGCCGGGACGACGATAACTGATTTGTGGAGTGCTCAAAAAATAAACAACGAAATTGAGTTAGCCAAACATAATATCGAACCTCAAGCAAGCGTCAAGGATCAGAATCTTACCGCTCCCCCTGGGTCGCCAACGACGGGAGACCGATATATTATTCCCGCCAGTGCCACTGGGGCATGGGTCAGCCAGGCTACAAAAATTGCTGAGTGGAATGGTGCATCTTGGCTTTTTTACACACCCCAGACAGGTTGGACATGTTATGTCGATGATGAGCAAAAAGTGTATTCCTGGAACGGAACCGCTTGGGTAAGAACTGGCGGGGCTCTGCAAACTATCACCGCCGGTAATGGTCTAACTGGAGGCGGTCAGGCAGACACGGTCAGCATAACAGTTGGGGCGGGAAACGGGATCGCGGTAGGAACAACCACAGTGAGTGCTAAAGCAGGGAAAGGAATTCTCGTCAACAGCACTGGTATAGAAGCCAACATTGATACCAGCAGTATTGTCTATGATGCTGGCAACGGAAACAGGCTGATGGTATCTGTCGTGGATGGAGGAACCTTTTAG
- a CDS encoding baseplate J/gp47 family protein, whose protein sequence is MYEAQTYELILKRMLDRVDVDLDKREGSIIYDALSPAAAELAQAYAGLEINLRLFSAQTSSGDYLEYRTADYGVTRKAATKALRKALFFGKDNLPLEVAVGSRFSIEKVNYQTMERISTGQYSLECEIAGSRGNQNFGTMLPIDFISGLVRAELVDILIPGVDTESDDELRKRYLQRVRQPATSGNAAQYRQWATEVPGVGDAKVFPLWAGPGTVKLAIVDTEKQPASLTLVDEVMKYLETVRPIGAAVTVVSAAAKGVNVSAGVVLASGYAIQAVTDAFSASMEAYLQEMAFTGTYVSYAKVGTLLLSTPGIIDYVSLTLNNGNANVALRDEEIPVLGTVGLGV, encoded by the coding sequence GTGTATGAAGCACAAACTTACGAGTTAATACTGAAAAGAATGTTGGACAGGGTTGACGTAGACCTAGACAAACGAGAGGGCAGCATCATTTATGATGCCCTATCCCCGGCTGCAGCAGAGTTGGCTCAGGCCTATGCAGGGCTAGAGATCAATCTAAGGCTATTCTCGGCTCAGACTTCAAGCGGAGACTATCTGGAATACAGGACAGCAGATTATGGAGTAACTCGTAAAGCTGCTACGAAGGCACTACGGAAAGCCCTGTTCTTTGGAAAAGATAATCTACCTTTGGAGGTGGCCGTGGGCAGTCGCTTTTCCATAGAGAAGGTTAACTATCAGACTATGGAAAGAATTTCAACCGGTCAGTATAGTTTGGAGTGTGAGATTGCAGGAAGCAGAGGAAACCAGAACTTCGGAACTATGTTGCCCATTGACTTTATTAGTGGACTTGTAAGGGCGGAGCTGGTCGATATTTTGATTCCTGGAGTAGATACAGAGTCGGATGACGAGCTCAGAAAGCGATATCTGCAGCGAGTTCGGCAGCCGGCAACCTCGGGAAATGCTGCTCAGTATCGGCAGTGGGCCACAGAAGTACCCGGCGTAGGAGATGCCAAAGTCTTTCCGTTATGGGCAGGACCTGGAACAGTGAAGCTTGCCATAGTGGATACCGAAAAACAGCCAGCCTCCTTAACCTTAGTGGATGAGGTTATGAAATACCTTGAAACCGTCCGGCCAATTGGTGCTGCAGTGACTGTTGTTTCGGCAGCCGCTAAGGGGGTTAATGTTTCAGCTGGAGTAGTGTTGGCCTCAGGTTATGCTATCCAAGCTGTGACAGATGCTTTTAGTGCATCCATGGAAGCCTATTTGCAAGAGATGGCTTTTACGGGTACCTATGTCAGTTATGCCAAAGTTGGGACATTACTGCTTAGCACACCTGGCATCATTGACTATGTCAGTTTAACGCTTAATAACGGCAATGCAAACGTTGCTTTACGGGATGAAGAAATACCGGTGCTTGGAACCGTAGGACTGGGGGTATGA
- a CDS encoding DUF2634 domain-containing protein produces the protein MIPVGRTLTNDAIQEIEQPSLTWKLDVAKDRIVGRLDGIEAVKQSVYKILLTPRLHHLIYTANYGSELEKLIGSNPIFVQSEISRMIGEALTQDDRISSIENVQITAAGDGLLIEFTVISSYGSFDMTQEVKV, from the coding sequence ATGATTCCTGTAGGGAGAACCTTAACCAATGATGCGATTCAAGAAATAGAGCAGCCGTCACTCACTTGGAAGCTGGATGTGGCCAAAGATCGAATTGTAGGCAGGTTAGACGGAATCGAGGCAGTCAAGCAGTCCGTCTATAAGATATTGCTGACTCCACGCTTGCACCATTTGATTTACACAGCTAACTATGGTTCTGAGCTCGAGAAGTTAATCGGTAGCAATCCGATTTTTGTCCAATCGGAAATAAGCCGGATGATTGGAGAAGCCCTGACTCAAGATGATCGAATTTCTTCTATTGAAAATGTTCAAATCACAGCTGCAGGGGATGGTCTATTGATTGAATTTACAGTGATCAGCAGCTATGGGAGCTTTGATATGACTCAGGAGGTGAAGGTTTAG
- a CDS encoding DUF2577 domain-containing protein has translation MASLLDVIKTAGMDAVGASNPVTVMSGEVMTVNPLSVMVDQRFTLTADFLMVPESMTSFELDLEHTHQYTDDGSSRNSAKALTTKIVIRGGLKAGDMVLLLRVQGGQKFVILDKVVTL, from the coding sequence ATGGCAAGTTTACTGGATGTCATAAAGACTGCAGGAATGGACGCAGTGGGAGCCTCTAACCCCGTAACCGTGATGTCTGGAGAAGTCATGACAGTTAATCCGCTCAGTGTGATGGTCGATCAACGATTCACGCTTACGGCGGATTTTTTAATGGTACCGGAAAGTATGACTTCGTTTGAACTTGATCTCGAGCATACTCACCAATACACTGACGACGGTTCATCGAGAAATAGTGCCAAAGCTCTAACAACCAAGATCGTAATCCGCGGAGGTCTCAAGGCTGGAGATATGGTTCTGTTGCTTCGAGTTCAGGGTGGTCAAAAATTTGTAATTTTAGATAAGGTGGTGACGCTATGA